From the Heptranchias perlo isolate sHepPer1 chromosome 26, sHepPer1.hap1, whole genome shotgun sequence genome, one window contains:
- the LOC137342479 gene encoding stromal membrane-associated protein 2-like, with amino-acid sequence MCQVSNSIPGPRWASWNLGVFVCIRCAGIHRNLGVHISKVKSVNLDQWTPEQIQCIQEMGNPKARTLYEAYLPDDFKRPQIDQAVESFIRDKYEKKKYFDRSIDIAAFRREKDKWKKESEAKESKTAPVIFEKVKVPKKDEQQQLKTSPSLPPGPAIDLLGLDTPVAAPTSNGISSLTSALANDLNLFGPMVSNPLPDSNPFPNTVSAPTPQEGTENLDLFAEPTLKLEDSGKKQLSKDSILSLYGSQTPQVPAQGTMFMASAQVPYASCLPSGFANFPPMVGAVTPASGMMGNMGQPVGMMAPVTLPAGFVGGMQPGVIGMPNGMMAQQGAYVGGMAMPQPVYGAQHAQQLQWNIAQMTQHMAGMNFYGANGMVSYGQSSVSMGAGAAPAAGQSLGTQMWK; translated from the exons ATGTGCCAAGTCTCGAATTCGATTCCTG GACCAAGATGGGCTTCGTGGAACCTGGGAGTGTTCGTGTGCATTCGCTGTGCTGGCATTCACAGAAACCTTGGTGTCCACATCTCCAAGGTCAAGTCAGTCAATCTGGACCAATGGACACCAGAACAGATACAG TGCATTCAGGAGATGGGAAACCCAAAAGCCAGGACGCTGTATGAAGCCTACCTCCCTGATGACTTCAAGCGACCACAAATCGACCA AGCTGTGGAGAGCTTTATAAGAGACAAATATGAAAAGAAGAAGTATTTCGATAGAAGTATTGATATCGCTGCATTCAGG AGAGAAAAGGACAAATGGAAGAAAGAGAGCGAAGCAAAGGAGAGCAAAACCGCACCAGTTATCTTTGAAAAAGTTAAAGTG CCAAAGAAGGATGAACAGCAGCAGTTGAAAACGAGCCCTTCGCTCCCTCCTGGCCCTGCGATTGACCTGCTGGGACTGG ATACCCCTGTGGCAGCTCCAACCTCCAATGGGATCTCCAGCCTAACCTCAGCACTTGCTAATGACCTGAACCTCTTTGGACCCATGGTGTCCAACCCGCTGCCTGATTCCAATCCATTCCCAAACACG GTTTCAGCCCCCACTCCACAGGAAGGAACTGAAAACTTGGACCTCTTCGCTGAGCCCACCCTGAAACTGGAAGATTCTGGGAAGAAACAGCTGTCGAAGGACTCCATTCTCTCACTTTATGGGTCACAGACTCCCCAAGTACCCGCTCAAG GCACGATGTTCatggcctctgcacaggtgcCCTACGCTTCCTGTCTGCCATCTGGCTTTGCAAATTTCCCACCCATGGTGGGTGCAGTGACGCCAGCCAGTGGCATGATGGGTAATATGGGGCAGCCGGTGGGCATGATGGCCCCAGTAACGCTGCCAGCTGGATTCGTGGGCGGCATGCAGCCGGGAGTGATAGGCATGCCCAATGGGATGATGGCGCAGCAGGGAGCCTACGTGGGAGGCATGGCCATGCCACAGCCAGTGTACGGAGCCCAACATGCGCAGCAGCTGCAGTGGAACATCGCGCAG ATGACTCAGCACATGGCGGGGATGAATTTCTACGGTGCCAATGGGATGGTGAGTTATGGACAGTCGTCTGTTTCCATGGGAGCAGGAGCTGCTCCAGCTGCTGGTCAATCCCTCGGCACCCAGATGTGGAAATAA